The nucleotide window CACGGGGAACTGGTCGGGGTAGGTGAGGTGACGGTGGTATTCGCTGGTCCATGCGCCGGGCAGGCGGTCGGCCAGGCCGGCGGCGAAGATGTCCAGGTCGGTGCGTGCTGAGGGCATGGGCTCCTGACGGAGTGGTGAGGCGGGCCTATCTGCCGCGCGCCACACGGGCAGGTGGCGTGACCGTGGGCGCCGAAGCGGGCACGGCGCTTGGGCGGTACGCCCGGGAGGCGGCGTCCTCGGAGGCTGTCACCTGCCGGTAGGCGTCGATGGTTTCCTTGAGCCGGTCGACTGCGTCGTCCCGACGTGCGGCGAGGATGTCGATCTGTGTGCCTCTGTTCTGCAGGACACCCAGGGAGTTGATCGACGTGTTCCCGGCGGCGGCGCGCGTAAGAACGGATGCCGCGTTCCGGGCGGCGGCGGTGAACTGCTCGTGTACGTGGTCCAGGTGGCGCGCGGCCGTGTGGACGAGATCGGCGAGGACCAGCTCGGGGCCTTCGGTGTGCAGGCGGCCAAGGAACCGAGGCGAGGCGCCGAGGGATTCGTGCACCATCTGGGAGCCGGGGCCGGCGGATGGTGGAAGGCTGGTTGGGTTGTCCATGAAGGTGGGAATCCGGGGATTGAGGGACGGTTACGAGTTCCCCCGCGATTGATCGGGGCGAGGCCGTGACATGACGAGGGCCGCGCGGGTTCTTCGAGTGTGATCAAGAAGTGGGCCCGCGCGGCCTTGTCTCATCCTGCCTTCTGCGGCGTGAGCCGCCAACACTTCGGCGAGTTGCTCGACGAGCTCGAACCCAGGTGGGAGTCACGGTGCGAGGGCGAACGCCATGACCGGCGCGGGCGGGACCGCCGTCGGCAGGCCGGGGCGGGACCGAAGTACGAACTCGCCTTCCGCGACCGGCTGGTGATCACTCTGGCCTACCTGCGCACCGGCCTGCCCCAAGATGCCCTCGCCGTGGTCTACGACGTCGGCTCCTCGACCATCGGCAGGGCGATCCAGGAGATCAGGCCCCTGCTCGCGGCCCGCGGCTTCGCCGTCCCCGACCGGCCCGGCCTGCGCTTGCGCACACTGGAGGATGTGTTCGCCTACGCGCAGGCCGAGAACATCGAGCTGCGGCTCGATGGTGCGGAGACCCAGGTCCGCCGCCCGCAGGCCGGCCGCCCCGGGCGCCGGGCGTTCATCTCGGGCAAGCGCAGGCAGAACACCATCAAGACCACCACGTTCAGCGACGGCCAGGGCCGCCTGCTCTACTCCGGGGCGGAACGGCCCGGCCGGATGCACGACCAGACCGCCGTGCGCACCGAGGGCATCGCCGAGCAGTTCAGGACCCGTCCCGGCGTGAAGGCGAAGGTCGACTCCGGCTACCAGGGCCTGGCCAAGGAGTTCCCCGACCAGGTCACCGCGCCGCCGAAGAAACCGAAGGAGGACGCCTGCGACGGCGACAAATACGCCTGGCGCGAGGCGAGGCGACGACAGTCCTCAGCCCGGATCTGCGTCGAGCACACCAACGCCGAACTGCGCCAATGGGCCCCACTACGACGGTTCACCGGACGACGCGAAACCTTCCCCGAGACCCAGCAGGCCATCGCAGCCCTGATCTCCGACCGCGCCGCCAAGCGGCCCACCCACCGCGAACACAGCACCGCGCTCGTCCTCTCCCGCGACACCGCCTGCTGATCACCCACCAGCCGAACCGCCAGGCCAGCACGCCACGAACTCAATCGCGGGTGAGGTCGTTAGCACGTCTCGACGGGCGTTCAATGCATTCGGGCATCCGTGTCGAAAAGTGCCAATTCGTGCGGATGTAGTAGATGTTGAACGATGAAGGATCGTCCGGCGACCTTCCACAAGCCCCTGCCGCGGTTGAGGTGCGAGATCGCGTCGGCTTCCACCGAGGTCAGTCCCAACAATGCTGCGGCGGCGTGGAGTTGGTCGGTCTCCTGCCGGTAAATGATGCGGGTGGAGCAGTCGGCGAGCAGGCCCTCGGCCAAGGCGCGTCCGCGGGATCCGGCGTCGCCGGCGGTGAGCAGGTCGGACAGCCGGTGGATCACCATCAGGTTGGCGATGCCCAGGCCGCGGCTCAGCTTCCACTGGGACTGCATCCTCGCGAGCAGGCCGGGGTGGCGCATCAGCCGCCATGCCTCGTCGTAGACGATCCAGCGCCGGCCGCCGTTCGGGTCGGACAGCGCGGATTCCATCCACGCGGAGGCGCAGGTCATGGCGAGGACGAGTGCGGTGTCGTCGCCGGAGCCGCCGAGGCGTGACAGGTCGATCGTCAGCATGGGTGAGTTGGGGTCGAAGGCCACGGTGCTGGGGGCGTCGAACATTCCGACGAGGTCGCCGTGGACGAGGCGGCGCATGGTGTGGGCGAGGTCGCGGGAGGCGTCGCCGAGGCGGCCGGACATGACGCCGCCGGCCGTGTCGAGTTCGTCGGGGTTGTTGAGGGTGGCGGCGATGTCGCCGAGCAGCGGGGTGCGTCCGCTCGCGGCGGCGCGGGTGACGACGGCGTCCAGGGCGACGTCGAGGCCGGTGTGCTCCATCGGCAGCAGGTCCCGCCCGAGCACGGTGCGGGCCAGGGAGCCGAGCAGCAGCAGACGCCTTTTGCGGATCTCGCCCGCCCAGTCGGCCTCGGAGACGCTGTTGGGCCGCGGCGCTGCGTCCAGCGGGTTCAGCTTGCCTGGCAGCCCCGGTCCGAGTGCGATGGAGGTGCCGCCCAGCGCCTGCGCCACGGGCGTCCACTCTCCCTTGGGATCACATGGGACGTAGACGCGGTAGCCGAAGGCGATGGAGCGCAGCGCGAAGCTCTTGGCGAGCGCGGACTTGCCCTGTCCGATGACCCCGGCCAACAGCACGTTGGGGTTGGTGAAGCCGTCGATCTTGCCGTACAGCGCGAATGGGTCGAAACAGAAGGAGGCTTCGGCGTGCACGTCGCGGCCGATGTAGATGCCCTCGGCCCCCAGCCCGCCCTCGGCGAGGAAGGGGTACGCCCCGCTCGCGGTGGCTGTGGTCATGCGGTGGGCAGGCAACTTGATCTTGTTGTTGCGGGAGGACGCCGGGCCGGGGCGGCCTGCGGGCGGGAAGAGCGGCGACGGCATCTCCTGCTCCTCCGCCCCGGCTCCGGTGGTGTGGGCGGCTGCTTCGACGCGGGCCTTCGCGGCGGCTTCGGCGAGTTGCCGGCGGGCGGCTTTTCGGGCGGCGCGGTCGGTGCCATGCGGGGTGAACAGGGGGCTGGCGCTGGCGCGGCGGGCTCGACGATCGGGCCGGTGACTCATGGGAGGGCGGCTTTCACAAGGTGGCGGTCTGGAGCGGTGCGGGGGTCAGACGCGGGGGGAGGCGCTGAACAGGAGCGGCTTGCGGTAGCCCGTGCCGTCGCCCGACCAGTCCAGCTCGATGTAGCCGTCGGCGAGGTACTGGTACCGGCCGCTGGCCTTGGTCTTGAGGGTTCCGGTCTTGTAGCTCCCGTTGCCGTTGCCGCTGCTGTGTTCGAGCGCGTGCTCCAAGCCCGTGTAGTTGGCGTACTTCACGACGGGGTCCGTGCCGGCGGTGGACTTCTTGGTCTGCAGGTGGAAGCGCGCCTTGTTGAAGGTGAGGCTGCTGTGCTGGTTGGCCGCGTAGGGGCCGTCCCAGTTGACCGTGGCGGTGGTGTAGATGTAGCCGCCGCTCCGCTTGGCGCAGAGCCGCACGTCGAAGTCCCAGTTGTCGGAGTCGGGGCCGGTGTACGACGGGTCGTCGACGGTGTAGCTGCTGGTCGTGCAGTGGTAGCTGGCGGCGGACGCAGGCGTGGCGGTGGCCAGCGCGGCCGTGCCGGCGAGGAGGGCGGCGGTGGAGGTGGAGCGCTTGAGCTTGCGCATGCAGGGCCTTTCGGTGGAGCGGGTTACTGGGCGCAGGTGGTGGTGTGGCCGGGTGCCGGGGCGTTGAGGTCGGCCGGAGTGGTCTTGCGGCGGACGACGTGGCCGGCGGCGAGGTGGCG belongs to Streptomyces finlayi and includes:
- a CDS encoding transposase produces the protein MSRQHFGELLDELEPRWESRCEGERHDRRGRDRRRQAGAGPKYELAFRDRLVITLAYLRTGLPQDALAVVYDVGSSTIGRAIQEIRPLLAARGFAVPDRPGLRLRTLEDVFAYAQAENIELRLDGAETQVRRPQAGRPGRRAFISGKRRQNTIKTTTFSDGQGRLLYSGAERPGRMHDQTAVRTEGIAEQFRTRPGVKAKVDSGYQGLAKEFPDQVTAPPKKPKEDACDGDKYAWREARRRQSSARICVEHTNAELRQWAPLRRFTGRRETFPETQQAIAALISDRAAKRPTHREHSTALVLSRDTAC
- a CDS encoding ATP-binding protein, which gives rise to MSHRPDRRARRASASPLFTPHGTDRAARKAARRQLAEAAAKARVEAAAHTTGAGAEEQEMPSPLFPPAGRPGPASSRNNKIKLPAHRMTTATASGAYPFLAEGGLGAEGIYIGRDVHAEASFCFDPFALYGKIDGFTNPNVLLAGVIGQGKSALAKSFALRSIAFGYRVYVPCDPKGEWTPVAQALGGTSIALGPGLPGKLNPLDAAPRPNSVSEADWAGEIRKRRLLLLGSLARTVLGRDLLPMEHTGLDVALDAVVTRAAASGRTPLLGDIAATLNNPDELDTAGGVMSGRLGDASRDLAHTMRRLVHGDLVGMFDAPSTVAFDPNSPMLTIDLSRLGGSGDDTALVLAMTCASAWMESALSDPNGGRRWIVYDEAWRLMRHPGLLARMQSQWKLSRGLGIANLMVIHRLSDLLTAGDAGSRGRALAEGLLADCSTRIIYRQETDQLHAAAALLGLTSVEADAISHLNRGRGLWKVAGRSFIVQHLLHPHELALFDTDARMH